In Thermodesulfatator atlanticus DSM 21156, the sequence AGCTTATTGTGCCAATATTGGACAGGAAGAAGATTGGGATGCGGTGAGAGAAAAAGGCCTTGCCACCGGGGCCGAAGAGGTAATCATTAGAGACCTGCGCGAAGAATTTGTAAGAGATTTTGTTTTCCCTGCGATTAAGGCAAATGCCATTTATGAAGGGGGATACCTTTTAGGGACTTCTTTGGCACGTCCCCTTATTGCCAAAGAGCAGGTAAAAATTGCTAAAGAATACGGAGCAGATGCCGTTGCTCACGGTGCCACTGGCAAAGGTAATGATCAGGTCCGTTTTGAGCTTACTTATATGGCCCTTGCTCCGGATGTAAAGATTATTGCCCCGTGGCGTGAATGGGAATTTAAAGGCCGCGAAGACCTTATTGCCTTTGCCCAAAAACATGGCATCCCTGTGCCAGTGACTAAAGAGAAACCTTATTCCATTGATGCCAACCTTTTCCACACAAGCTATGAAGGAGGAATCCTCGAAGACCCTTGGCAAGAACCCCCAGAAGACATGTTCCAGATGACTGTTTCACCGGAGGCCGCACCTGATACCCCGGAATACATTGAAATTTCTTTTGAAGAAGGCGTTCCTAAAGCAATAAATGGGGAGGAGTTT encodes:
- a CDS encoding argininosuccinate synthase, which codes for MKPKKIVLAYSGGLDTSIILKWLKETYNCPVIAYCANIGQEEDWDAVREKGLATGAEEVIIRDLREEFVRDFVFPAIKANAIYEGGYLLGTSLARPLIAKEQVKIAKEYGADAVAHGATGKGNDQVRFELTYMALAPDVKIIAPWREWEFKGREDLIAFAQKHGIPVPVTKEKPYSIDANLFHTSYEGGILEDPWQEPPEDMFQMTVSPEAAPDTPEYIEISFEEGVPKAINGEEFSPATMLARLNAIAGKHGIGRVDMVENRFVGIKSRGVYETPGGTLLHLAHRALEHLTMDREVMHLRDSLIPRFAEMIYYGFWYAPEMEAMKAFIDETQKNVTGDVRLKLYKGNAMVVGRKSPKSLYLKELATFEADTLYNQKDAEGFIKLQGLRLKVRALINQKKEA